In Nematostella vectensis chromosome 11, jaNemVect1.1, whole genome shotgun sequence, a genomic segment contains:
- the LOC5517514 gene encoding uncharacterized protein LOC5517514 → MRLWLPCLLALTAITLAGLSWISILYYSVFTFGTLCFVWVFLTNACELDFELAFKFIEWVGFGTPHSVEFSSKGLNSRTQTFTDGNEYQNLHQLPRPIAENLEKLITNINRDFVVSWFRDVGEGEGFVGETRKALEILSLEGYKRACDVDAHNLIEEAILIFHSHLERFNKAVDVLKARDTSLKLSLTNSQLLHQTYESQIQNKHIALKGPASELNYLRNVVDCLLAVLLPQKAYNCDMGKFILREILAVQAVELVELISDPDWVNEAIIDLLCPPKNTTVRAPQALITRPTERELDLETISSLHDNRNGEIVRSNGSRNLSMCNDDGTVDRSNGRGQVRSASLESFASNVQQSASQGYSGQKYSLGNSPSHRGYSESFVVISCSSESQGNGVTGNKSREPSFSLSSSWGVCPPAEDPSFLTESFQAMENQAQSQSKGSKLSELRTNVKHVGSCCTKLEVSDEIDSPILDIPTSGDFFHGIRSRSSSHPENISSIGIKSESSHAYTNHDRSLQRSCSVPCLLSPTCEFAPISESEQAPPSPVKFYEPQYFNVSFCSSEGSFKSFADEEELDLEEGKEIEEDMSTDDDIIDDVAPLPIVKPPKGILKQMSSESIEEKLTAGHKPSDKNLQNPNKSRIEGSLSEKRLSSEESLDSVFKPQGYVSFRGKSEGSKDSSSSENKSSFERLSSTTGVTTRKSDSTDGELSDKSGAGRSSPGFFSQKSDSESFSDSVLMAGRKFISSIKSPARTLGFSSSSARSSTASTESSSGFDSMEVNLPTSMDREPSVEDANGLPCPEPVRRFSTSSGRRLSRSNAVREMSSESDSDTWYGTPQAHSPPSEQIVYGTPMQQSQPSRNGPEKSVVKIHPSRLITIPETEIALESGWEPGRNKFTLYRIEYDIRIWPQVYKALVSGSNQQEMSLRALKKEPSDAGEKIDSKKLRASFERAIPVKRAIKRRYREFMELHSRLTSGPLAVQMKDVLKPNRKFNLPFGRLDKEVVEGRRIILQDYLVSLVSKPDLRNSMDLQQFLGVISSDVSFIKPSVAQIINQTVHVPRVDKMLGRQMTKVFDSIKTAFDSDAPESDNILSPPPDDNSSPWKLAYSKHAQGNGDHTFTPAEHFDAFLENFLAYNPVRAEPDDDFQDDQEEIEEHRLSPSPWLHSALHDDYSSDDDLMLNYLGPGSAGSAGDSSESPNDHSVTSLASSDEGLYDAFGQSSPVNTSFPMSASTGCLKEKLENSTFWDQSPPSDLGSSLASCKSDDEDANYRASLHLPFSKKNLDQKWKSASDKMKERKSKSVENVAAAKDKMKAFKGEKFTMDKLKQAAHQVQQKQKQSRESLHAVSERVKAVKDEKLKHAAEELKHIKQEATKENLQAAKERMKALKDEKLKHATQELRQLKEESAETFEGTREKMKVLTNDKLKEAAEQVKQKKHESRENLKAAKDKMKSLNVEKLKEAAKHAKQAQAESMESTIHKVKAANAEKFRQVAEQVLEKKHESEEKIHAAKEKVKVMKDEKLKHAAEQIKQRKCESAESLHAAKEKARSLKDNLPNPKIIVKEHMPHVGPTLTPLLSSRMPNKGEVYRRLHNTKADLPLAMSNSDEPSSEVQGAATDIQPGEPQCPLSEAILALTCEVLKGRGSWASLERVQQGFLGVFSGLFEWFIRREIDDLFTDDNWGVYLSNLNEIIWPDGKLREPPVQPKTDDEKDQTKKIAVKMLMEFFPELFSLAVGSQLYKECADNVVESLQNPAINRILVYLLVEAFLAEFIPELQCASL, encoded by the exons GAGACTCTGGCTACCTTGTCTACTAGCGTTAACAGCCATAACTCTAGCTGGTCTCTCTTGGATATCCATACTATACTATTCAGTCTTCACGTTTGGAACTCTATGCTTCGTGTGGGTGTTTTTGACAAACGCGTGTGAACTTGATTTTGAGCTTGCGTTCAAATTCATTGAATGGGTCGGTTTTGGGACTCCGCATTCAGTTGAGTTTTCGTCTAAAGGTTTGAACTCAAGGACTCAGACCTTCACTGATGGGAATGAATACCAGAATTTACACCAACTACCTAGACCAATTGCCGAGAATTTGGAAAAGCTGATCACAAATATCAATCGCGATTTCGTGGTATCGTGGTTCAGGGAtgttggggagggggaaggtTTCGTCGGAGAAACTAGAAAAGCGCTGGAGATTTTATCACTTGAAGGATATAAGAGAGCCTGTGATGTAGATGCACATAATCTCATAGAAGAAGCCATTCTCATTTTTCACTCGCATCTTGAACGGTTCAACAAAGCGGTAGATGTTTTGAAAGCTCGGGATACAAGTTTGAAGCTGTCACTAACGAACTCACAGCTTTTGCATCAAACATACGAATCACAgatacaaaataaacacatcgCGCTAAAAGGACCCGCTTCTGAGCTCAATTACTTAAGAAATGTCGTGGATTGCTTATTGGCTGTATTGCTTCCCCAAAAGGCTTATAACTGTGATATGGGGAAATTCATACTCAGGGAAATTCTAGCCGTACAAGCGGTCGAACTGGTGGAATTGATATCAGACCCGGACTGGGTCAACGAAGCTATTATTGATCTATTATGCCCTCCGAAAAACACCACAGTGAGAGCCCCACAAGCCTTAATTACTAGACCCACCGAACGGGAATTGGATTTAGAAACGATAAGTTCATTACATGACAATAGGAATGGTGAGATCGTTCGTTCTAATGGAAGTAGAAATTTATCGATGTGTAATGACGATGGAACGGTTGATCGATCAAATGGAAGGGGCCAGGTGCGAAGTGCTTCACTTGAATCTTTTGCTTCAAATGTTCAACAAAGTGCATCACAGGGTTATTCAGGACAAAAGTATTCATTAGGGAACTCTCCTTCACACAGAGGATATTCTGAgtcttttgttgttatttcctGTTCAAGTGAAAGCCAGGGAAATGGAGTTACTGGAAACAAGAGTAGAGAGCCAAGTTTTAGTCTTTCATCATCATGGGGGGTATGTCCCCCTGCCGAAGATCCTTCATTTCTCACTGAGAGCTTTCAAGCTATGGAGAATCAAGCTCAATCACAAAGCAAAGGGTCTAAATTATCAGAATTGAGAACAAACGTTAAACATGTTGGATCATGTTGCACAAAACTTGAAGTCAGTGATGAAATTGATTCACCTATTTTAGATATACCTACAAGTGGGGATTTCTTTCACGGAATAAGGTCCCGTAGCTCATCTCACCCAGAAAATATATCAAGCATCGGGATTAAGTCTGAATCAAGCCATGCCTACACAAACCATGACAGAAGCTTACAACGTTCATGCAGCGTACCTTGTCTTTTGTCCCCCACCTGTGAATTCGCACCCATTTCAGAGTCAGAACAGGCCCCACCTAGCCCTGTAAAATTCTATGAACCACAGTATTTCAATGTTAGCTTCTGCAGCAGTGAAGGTTCCTTTAAATCATTTGCTGATGAGGAAGAGTTGGATCTTGAAGAGGGGAAAGAAATTGAGGAAGACATGAGTACAGATGATGATATTATTGATGATGTTGCACCCTTGCCTATCGTCAAACCCCCAAAAGGAATCTTAAAACAGATGTCTAGTGAATCCATTGAGGAGAAACTTACAGCTGGTCACAAACCTAGTGATAAGAATCTCCAAAATCCAAACAAGTCTAGAATTGAAGGCTCTTTATCAGAGAAGAGACTAAGCAGTGAAGAAAGCCTTGATAGTGTATTTAAGCCTCAAGGTTATGTCAGCTTTAGAGGCAAGTCAGAAGGGTCTAAAGACAGCAGCAGCTCTGAAAACAAATCCTCATTTGAACGACTGTCCTCTACCACTGGGGTTACTACTCGGAAATCAGATTCCACTGACGGTGAACTCTCTGATAAGTCAGGTGCTGGTCGATCATCACCAGGGTTCTTCTCACAGAAGTCAGACTCTGAGTCATTCAGTGATAGTGTACTCATGGCGGGGAGAAAGTTCATCTCCTCCATCAAGTCTCCTGCCAGAACACTTGGTTTTAGCAGCAGCAGCGCCCGTTCTAGTACGGCCTCCACAGAGTCATCTTCAGGGTTTGATTCCATGGAAGTGAATTTGCCAACTAGTATGGATCGTGAGCCGTCAGTGGAAGATGCAAATGGTCTTCCTTGCCCTGAGCCTGTAAGAAGGTTCTCTACGTCCTCCGGGAGGCGTTTGTCACGTAGTAATGCTGTACGCGAGATGTCATCTGAGAGTGACTCAG ACACATGGTATGGTACACCACAAGCACACTCTCCCCCCTCAGAACAAATTGTGTATGGCACCCCGATGCAGCAATCTCAACCAAGCCGAAATGGTCCCGAGAAGAGTGTTGTGAAGATCCACCCAAGCCGCCTTATAACCATTCCCGAGACGGAGATTGCACTAGAGTCAGGGTGGGAACCTGGTCGGAACAAGTTCACACTCTACAGAATTGAG TATGACATCCGTATCTGGCCCCAAGTCTACAAAGCGCTGGTTTCAGGATCCAACCAGCAAGAGATGAGTCTGCGAGCCTTAAAGAAAGAGCCGAGTGATGCTGGTGAGAAGATTGACAGCAAAAAACTAAGAGCTTCCTTTGAGAGAGCTATCCCAGTCAAAAGAGCAATCAAGCGCCGCTATCGAGAATTCATGGAACTGCATAGCAGGCTTACAAGTGGACCACTTGCAGTGCAGATGAAAG aTGTACTGAAGCCAAATAGGAAATTTAACCTCCCTTTTGGAAGACTGGATAAAGAAGTGGTGGAAGGCAGAAGGATTATCTTACAGGACTACCTTGTG AGTTTGGTATCCAAGCCGGATCTTCGCAACAGCATGGATCTTCAGCAGTTCCTCGGTGTCATTAGTTCTGATGTGTCTTTCATAAAACCCAGTGTTGCACAGATTATCAACCAAACAGTGCATGTCCCAAGAGTGGATAAG ATGCTGGGTCGACAAATGACCAAGGTGTTTGACAGCATTAAGACAGCTTTCGACTCAG ATGCACCAGAGAGTGATAACATTCTTTCACCACCTCCTGATGACAACAGCTCTCCTTGGAAATTGGCATATTCCAAACATGCACAG GGTAATGGGGATCATACGTTTACACCAGCGGAACACTTTGATGCCTTTCTCGAGAATTTCCTAGCATACAATCCAGTAAGAGCAGAGCCTGATGATGACTTCCAAGATGATCAGGAGGAAATAGAAGAGCATCGCttgtcaccatcaccatggTTACACTCTGCCCTTCATGATGACTACAGCAGTGACGACGACCTCATGCTAAATTACCTAGGGCCAGGGTCTGCAGGATCAGCTGGTGATAGCAGTGAGAGCCCAAATGACCACTCAGTTACATCACTTGCTTCATCCGATGAGGGACTGTATGATGCTTTCGGACAAAGTTCGCCTGTTAATACCTCTTTTCCTATGTCTGCAAGTACTGGATGCTTGAAAGAAAAGCTGGAAAATTCCACCTTTTGGGACCAGTCACCACCCAGTGACCTGGGTTCAAGCTTGGCTTCATGTAAATCTGATGATGAGGATGCTAATTATAGAGCATCTCTTCACTTACCCTTTTCCAAGAAGAATCTGGACCAAAAATGGAAAAGCGCCTCTGATAAGATGAAAGAGAGAAAGTCTAAGTCTGTAGAGAACGTGGCTGCCGCAAAAGATAAGATGAAGGCCTTCAAGGGGGAGAAGTTTACCATGGATAAGCTCAAACAGGCAGCACACCAAGTGCAACAGAAACAGAAGCAGTCACGAGAAAGTCTTCATGCTGTGAGTGAAAGAGTCAAGGCAGTTAAAGATGAAAAGTTGAAGCATGCGGCAGAAGAGCTAAAGCACATAAAACAGGAAGCCACGAAGGAAAACCTGCAAGCTGCAAAGGAAAGGATGAAGGCATTGAAGGACGAGAAGTTGAAGCACGCTACACAAGAGCTGAGACAATTGAAGGAGGAATCCGCTGAGACTTTTGAGGGTACAAGAGAGAAGATGAAAGTGTTAACAAATGACAAGCTCAAGGAAGCAGCTGAGCaggtaaaacaaaagaaacatgAATCAAGGGAGAATTTAAAGGCAGCTAAAGATAAAATGAAGTCTCTAAATGTCGAGAAGCTTAAAGAAGCTGCAAAACACGCCAAACAGGCACAGGCTGAATCTATGGAAAGTACTATACATAAAGTGAAGGCTGCAAACGCAGAAAAATTCAGGCAAGTTGCTGAACAAGTtctagagaaaaaacatgaGTCAGAAGAGAAGATTCATGCGGCAAAAGAAAAGGTTAAAGTAATGAAAGATGAAAAACTTAAACATGCTGCAGAACAAATCAAGCAACGAAAATGTGAGTCGGCAGAGAGCCTACATGCTGCCAAAGAGAAGGCAAGATCTCTCAAGGACAATCTACCCAACCCTAAGATCATCGTAAAAGAGCACATGCCCCATGTGGGTCCCACCTTGACCCCTCTCCTGTCTTCAAGGATGCCCAACAAGGGAGAGGTTTATCGGCGACTACATAACACCAAGGCAGACTTGCCTTTAGCCATGTCAAACTCTGATGAGCCAAGTTCTGAGGTACAAGGTGCTGCAACTGATATCCAGCCAGGGGAGCCACAGTGTCCACTGTCTGAGGCCATCCTTGCACTGACTTGTGAGGTGCTGAAAGGGAGGGGCTCATGGGCAAGTTTGGAGAGGGTCCAGCAGGGATTCCTTGGAGTCTTTAGTGGACTTTTTGAATG GTTTATTCGGCGTGAAATAGATGACTTGTTCACAGATGACAATTGGGGTGTGTACCTGTCAAATCTCAATGAGATCATCTGGCCTGATGGCAAACTTAGAGAACCTCCAGTACAACCCAAAACAGATGATGAGAAAGACCAAACGAAAAAGATAGCAGTAAAAATGCTTATGGAGTTTTTCCCAG AGTTATTTAGTCTGGCTGTTGGCTCACAGTTGTACAAAGAGTGTGCAGATAACGTGGTAGAGTCTCTTCAAAATCCAGCTATCAACAG AATTCTGGTCTATTTGTTGGTTGAGGCTTTTTTAGCAGAGTTTATCCCCGAGCTTCAGTGTGCATCATTGTGA
- the LOC5517490 gene encoding protein IMPACT-B, whose protein sequence is MATSKDDENLVRQCEEVEALSAIYGEDFASIDESSRMYEIRIKSENDPLYSLTMQLLLPPQYPSQAPPVFEIHSVWMTSVEMREAMEGLYAIYKENQGEIVLYQWVEKLREMVDEKVKEKQKEETTRTEKKTIERPDTSIEVYPTDDKGFEETTSKDNSGSKFDYNSKNVLDASSSIEIIHGEPFTERKSTFQSHLAFVTKEAEVREMLHELKLNKKIAHATHNIMAYRIYNEERDAFIQDCDDDGESAAGSRLLHLLEILQVKNVVVVVSRWYGGILLGPDRFKHINNSARELIKSVGLLDKEVDEGKGGKTKGKGKSKKHK, encoded by the exons atgGCAACAAGCAAGGACGACGAAAATCTCGTCCGACAATGCGAGGAAGTCGAAGCCTTATCTGCGATCTACGGAGAAGATTTTGCAAGCATTGACGAGTCAAGCAGAATGTACGAGATACGAATCAAAAGCGAAAACGATCCTTTGTATTCTCTTACTATGCAACTACTACTACCCCCTCAGTACCCTAGTCAGGCACCCCCCGTATTTGAGATTCATTCAGTTTGGATGACTAGCGTTGAGATGAGAGAAGCTATGGAGGGGCTGTACGCCATTTACAAGGAAAATCAGGGGGAGATCGTGCTGTATCAGTGGGTGGAAAAGCTGAGGGAGATGGTGGATGAGAAAGTCAAGGAGAAACAAAAGGAGGAAACAACACGCACAG aaaaaaagacaattgAAAGACCTGACACCTCCATTGAAGTATATCCAACTGATGACAAGGGTTTTGAGGAGACTACTAGCAAAGATAACTCAGGAAGCAAATTTGATTACAACAGCAAAAATGTGCTCGATGCTTCTTCTAGTATAGAAATCATCCACGGTGAACCATTCACAGAAAGAAAAAGCACATTCCAGTCTCATTTGGCATTTGTTACTAAAGAGGCTGAAGTAAGAGAGATGTTACATGAACTAAAATTAAATAAGAAGATAGCCCATGCAACACATAATATAATGGCTTATAGAATTTATAATGAAGAGAGAGATGCATTTATACAAGACTGTGATGACGATGGCGAATCTGCTGCTGGGTCAAGACTCCTGCACCTGTTAGAAATTCTTCAAGTCAAAaatgtagttgttgttgtaagTCGTTGGTATGGTGGAATCTTGTTGGGCCCAGACAGATTCAAACATATCAATAACAGTGCTAGAGAGTTAATTAAATCTGTGGGCTTGCTAGATAAGGAGGTGGACGAAGGCAAGGGTGGGAAGACTAAGGGGAAAGGGAAAAGCAAGAAGCACAAATAA
- the LOC116601253 gene encoding coiled-coil domain-containing protein 43 isoform X1 translates to MAAAMMNGSQEKGDFEGWLCSKLSAIGLDEDVFGSYVTGVLDADDSTEDDRKDALIGILDGMTEYPVEELSSEILQHWHTSRASLLKKRQDAKELEVEEKKNKLAQIMEKQAASKSASKPVGAVDAQLKQQLLAKYSHESDEDEVNSSDEDEAAPVYVTPRLTGNESDLFKNTNAQSVTDKEKEKRDKLKQENDAKKQQIKDAKEKQKQKAEERKEKEKKRTQKGERRIR, encoded by the exons atggctgccgcAATGATGAACGGCAGCCAAGAAAAAGGTGATTTTGAGGGCTGGCTCTGCTCGAAACTTAGCGCTATCGGCCTGGACGAGGATGTATTCGGTAGCTATGTCACCGGAGTACTAGATGCTGATGATTCAACTGAAGATGACCGAAAAGACGCATTAATAGGCATCCTAGACGGGATGACG GAGTATCCCGTAGAGGAGCTTTCATCTGAGATCCTACAACACTGGCACACCTCAAGAGCAAGCTTACTAAAGAAAAGACAAGATGCCAAAG AACTAGAAGtggaagagaaaaagaacaagtTAGCCCAAATTATGGAGAAGCAAGCTGCCTCCAAGTCAGCATCCAAGCCAGTGGGAGCAGTGGATGCTCAACTGAAGCAACAATTACTGGCGAAATACAGCCACGAATCTGATGAAGATGAGGT GAACTCAAGTGATGAAGATGAGGCTGCCCCTGTATACGTCACACCAAGACTGACAGGCAATGAGTCTG atttgttcaAGAACACTAATGCCCAGTCTGTGACtgacaaagaaaaagaaaaacgagATAAATTAAAGCAAGAAAATGATGCTAAGAAGCAGCAGATTAAAGATgctaaagaaaaacagaagcaGAAGGCAGAGGAGAGAAAGGAGAAAGAGAAAAAGCGAACACAGAAAGGAGAAAGAAGGATCAGATAG
- the LOC116601253 gene encoding coiled-coil domain-containing protein 43 isoform X2 — MAAAMMNGSQEKGDFEGWLCSKLSAIGLDEDVFGSYVTGVLDADDSTEDDRKDALIGILDGMTEYPVEELSSEILQHWHTSRASLLKKRQDAKELEVEEKKNKLAQIMEKQAASKSASKPVGAVDAQLKQQLLAKYSHESDEDENSSDEDEAAPVYVTPRLTGNESDLFKNTNAQSVTDKEKEKRDKLKQENDAKKQQIKDAKEKQKQKAEERKEKEKKRTQKGERRIR, encoded by the exons atggctgccgcAATGATGAACGGCAGCCAAGAAAAAGGTGATTTTGAGGGCTGGCTCTGCTCGAAACTTAGCGCTATCGGCCTGGACGAGGATGTATTCGGTAGCTATGTCACCGGAGTACTAGATGCTGATGATTCAACTGAAGATGACCGAAAAGACGCATTAATAGGCATCCTAGACGGGATGACG GAGTATCCCGTAGAGGAGCTTTCATCTGAGATCCTACAACACTGGCACACCTCAAGAGCAAGCTTACTAAAGAAAAGACAAGATGCCAAAG AACTAGAAGtggaagagaaaaagaacaagtTAGCCCAAATTATGGAGAAGCAAGCTGCCTCCAAGTCAGCATCCAAGCCAGTGGGAGCAGTGGATGCTCAACTGAAGCAACAATTACTGGCGAAATACAGCCACGAATCTGATGAAGATGAG AACTCAAGTGATGAAGATGAGGCTGCCCCTGTATACGTCACACCAAGACTGACAGGCAATGAGTCTG atttgttcaAGAACACTAATGCCCAGTCTGTGACtgacaaagaaaaagaaaaacgagATAAATTAAAGCAAGAAAATGATGCTAAGAAGCAGCAGATTAAAGATgctaaagaaaaacagaagcaGAAGGCAGAGGAGAGAAAGGAGAAAGAGAAAAAGCGAACACAGAAAGGAGAAAGAAGGATCAGATAG
- the LOC116601217 gene encoding uncharacterized protein LOC116601217 has product MSTTTCLPSVGHRCCPRLGQSILLYPMKHGKIMAKSYLAKSLSNASSSVQKQQRPFPQLHFSLEEGPFFGEVPPRQEHGSREAQHTASTAPEFGVSSDQPDQSGEGAEDLCPAQPSQHPNNKQSRYVYRTSPGKSSHRGANSSLLFKFARRNKRPMGPRIYLGPQIRVCTGAYQLMVPVMHLRPQQMEIIDSEVIALDKKGAIIRVLSHSYPFENQFVSPLFTVPKKGRGFRPVINLKGLNHFQEYQHFKMQGVTMLKDLLRRGDLLTKIDLKDAYLTIPISKQDQKYLRFRWKNQLWQFLSLPFGLAKAPRVFTKILKPVVAHLRKRDIRLIIYLDDILIMSASKELALEHSNTAASLLSNLGFVINREKSILSPTWELEFLGFLVNSKTMSMSLPRDKIRGIKRECQNMLENPRVSVRDLSCLFLGKLSASIQAVFPAPLHYQFLQKAKHFALKKSLDYETMLTLDHAAQEELTW; this is encoded by the coding sequence ATGTCAACAACCACTTGTCTGCCAAGTGTAGGACACAGGTGTTGTCCAAGATTGGGCCAAAGTATACTTCTCTATCCAATGAAACATGGAAAAATAATGGCAAAGAGCTATTTGGCCAAGAGTTTGAGCAACGCCTCAAGCAGCGTGCAGAAACAGCAAAGGCCATTTCCTCAGCTTCATTTTTCCCTAGAGGAAGGCCCTTTTTTCGGAGAGGTGCCTCCTCGTCAGGAACATGGCAGCAGGGAGGCACAGCATACGGCCAGTACAGCACCAGAGTTCGGGGTCAGTTCAGATCAACCAGACCAATCAGGGGAAGGGGCAGAGGATTTATGCCCAGCTCAACCCAGTCAACACCCCAACAATAAACAGTCAAGATATGTTTATCGCACCTCCCCAGGAAAATCTAGTCATAGGGGGGCGAACAGCTCACTTTTATTCAAATTCGCTAGACGTAACAAACGACCCATGGGTCCTAGAATCTATCTCGGGCCACAAATTAGAGTTTGTACAGGAGCCTACCAGCTTATGGTACCAGTCATGCATCTCAGACCCCAGCAAATGGAGATAATAGATTCAGAGGTTATTGCCCTGGACAAAAAAGGAGCAATTATCAGGGTTCTCAGCCACAGTTACCCTTTCGAAAACCAGTTtgtaagccccttattcactgtACCCAAAAAAGGAAGGGGTTTCAGACCTGTGATAAACCTCAAGGGTCTCAATCATTTCCAAGAATACCAACATTTCAAGATGCAAGGGGTGACAATGTTAAAAGATCTCCTGCGAAGGGGAGATCTTTTGACCAAAATAGACCTAAAAGATGCCTATTTGACAATTCCAATTTCGAAACAGGACCAAAAGTATCTGCGCTTCAGGTGGAAAAACCAGCTCTGGCAGTTTCTTTCCCTCCCATTTGGCTTAGCAAAAGCTCCTCGGGTCTTTACCAAAATCCTCAAACCAGTAGTAGCACACTTGAGGAAAAGGGATATCCGACTAATCATTTACTTGGACGACATCCTAATTATGTCTGCGTCCAAAGAACTGGCTCTAGAACACTCGAATACCGCCGCCTCACTGCTAAGCAATCTAGGTTTTGTTATCAACAGAGAAAAATCCATTTTAAGTCCTACATGGGAGCTAGAGTTTCTAGGTTTCTTGGTAAACTCGAAAACAATGTCCATGTCCCTCCCAAGGGACAAGATCCGAGGCATAAAACGGGAATGCCAAAATATGCTAGAAAATCCAAGGGTGTCAGTTCGGgatttgtcttgtttgtttcTGGGAAAATTGTCGGCATCCATTCAGGCAGTTTTCCCAGCCCCCCTGCACTACCAGTTCTTGCAGAAAGCGAAACACTTCGCTCTAAAGAAAAGTCTGGATTACGAGACCATGTTGACCCTAGACCATGCAGCTCAAGAGGAGCTGACATGGTGA